In Temnothorax longispinosus isolate EJ_2023e chromosome 2, Tlon_JGU_v1, whole genome shotgun sequence, one DNA window encodes the following:
- the Spt3 gene encoding transcription initiation protein SPT3 homolog encodes MAEASFFKPSDTESLNYTQEIRQMMHGFGDSSEPLLESVKIIEDVVLQQMKTIVRRACEIADRRANSKKSNVINGEDLLFLLRKDKVKLQRIVKYLEIRELGCSVQKLMANDNPQTTVDSEQMDGTKKKVPFQSFLEQIDNTGELLENSSFVDDIKRRRCIRADIASRSMDEMHYIKFSKARRVSFANKSRSKFCDWICLDGDVTLSKQAQTILSYLAYETVAQIVDLVFLVRQDQGKIMHGDAIDRQRLNYVNPFTFKPRYHSKNFVMKPLTPSEITEALRRYWSPQLDMTGPFNRWSMRRPHLKLLSC; translated from the exons ATGGCCGAAGCGTCATTTTTTAAGCCATCGGACACTGAATCACTGAATTACACTCAGG AAATTCGGCAGATGATGCATGGATTTGGTGACAGTAGTGAACCATTGTTGGAATCTGTAAAGATCATAGAGGATGTCGTTCTGCAACAAATGAAAACAATTGTCAGAAGAGCCTGTGAAATCGCGGATAGACGAGCCAATTCGAAGAAGAGCAATGTCATCAATGGAGAggatcttctctttcttttacgTAAAGACAAAGTCAAGCTTCAGCGCATCGTGAAATATCTTG AAATCAGAGAATTGGGATGCTCGGTTCAGAAACTTATGGCGAATGACAACCCACAAACTACCGTGGATTCTGAACAAATGGATGGTACCAAGAAAAAAGTGCCATTTCAGAGTTTTCTAGAACAGATTGACAACACGGGTGAACTTCTAGAAAATTCATCCTTTGTGGACGATATTAAACGACGCAGATGCATTCGTGCGGACATTGCGTCGAGGTCCATGGATGAAATGCATTACATAAAATTCAGCAAGGCACGTCGTGTGTCCTTTGCGAACAAAAGTCGCAGTAAATTCTGTGACTGGATTTGCTTGGATG gtGATGTTACCTTGTCAAAACAAGCACAAACAATCTTATCTTACCTTGCATATGAAACGGTTGCTCAAATTGTTGATCTCGTCTTTTTAGTACGGCAAGATCAAGGTAAAATAATGCATGGTGATGCTATAGATCGGCAACGACTCAATTATGTTAATCCATTTACATTTAAACCACGCTATCATAGTAAG AATTTCGTAATGAAACCATTAACTCCTTCAGAGATAACTGAAGCCCTTAGGCGGTACTGGTCTCCACAGCTAGATATGACAGGTCCATTTAATAGGTGGTCCATGAGAAGACCGCACTTGAAACTTCTTTCATGTTAG
- the LOC139825190 gene encoding WD repeat-containing protein 91, whose translation MSHVQYVDELVKEYLLFRGFSQTLKAFDNDLKAEKEKGFRVDKIIDQLMQYIYNYDLTSLRELWGHLDTRMFCRLESHFTPAIRKLENAVLKMYLVNAAVNGKQDRIQEFLTKMAPELQGHSEWKEWFALAFIKNPEDNPAYSVHFSRQWHDTMLVSLHNFLATIFQCMPQPTLLTIDEDTNKLKRLQEENETLRQRLSESVKIESISDVNPGPAPQHPPIMDDFYIIAQESPLLENPKTLRNLIRNIGGGSSPILSRKSATNIKKNAESEMVSTKRTNTKGRVNSISKSEAVAKRSISCDSRLNSSRKRDSSMDTAIERKTKEKIDSSYILLSQEEYTEHKTSIIQCKSNASGSYVATGDADGVIKVWTPIPSPKTVTTFTSVTANSNKAITSLDWISKNERYFLHGDNNGLIQLHDTRDCKTLWDIQHENSRIVTLICNPTESTFVCSVSDGNEGKLLLYDIKTRKLERTLPLEQNVTALCSAFNHNGQLLITGLSNGNILIHDLRRNEIIDNLNCHSSPIIDIELINDYTNICAQSEDGKLCQRSLNHFGKILWETKIKIEKNPVHGKLFTFDQSGNYMLLCTQTGGNIYKMPPGAQGKILELGGHKGTLCCDWSTANQSGTCITGGAEGKARVSTLLSP comes from the exons ATGTCTCACGTACAGTATGTAGACGAGTTGGTAAAGGAGTACTTGCTCTTCAGAGGTTTTAGTCAGACCCTGAAGGCTTTCGATAATGATCTGAAAGcggaaaaggaaaaaggatTTAGG gtagataaaataattgatcaattaatgcaatatatatataattatgatttgACGTCGTTGAGAGAATTATGGGGACACTTGGATACTAGAATGTTTTGCCGACTGGAAAGCCATTTTACGCCCGCGATTAGAAAGTTGGAGAACGCTGTGCTAAAAATGTACTTGGTGAACGCAGCCGTAAACGGCAAGCAAGATAGGATACAAGAATTTTTGACGAAAATGGCACCAGAGCTACAGGGTCACTCGGAATGGAAGGAATGGTTCG CTCTTGCCTTTATCAAAAATCCCGAAGACAATCCGGCTTACTCGGTCCATTTTAGCAGGCAATGGCACGACACCATGTTGGTATCTTTACATAATTTCCTAGCAACCATCTTTCAA TGTATGCCACAACCGACGTTACTCACAATTGACGAAGACACGAACAAATTAAAACGATTGCAAGAGGAAAATGAAACGTTGAGGCAACGGTTGAGTGAGTCTGTTAAAATAGAAAGCATATCGGATGTTAATCCGGGCCCGGCACCCCAACATCCCCCCATCATGGatgatttttacattattgctCA agaGTCGCCGTTACTGGAAAATCCAAAGACACTGAGGAATCTCATAAGAAATATTGGCGGTGGGTCCAGTCCAATCCTAAGCAGGAAGTCTgcaacaaatataaaaaaaaatgcggaaTCTGAAATGGTTTCGACCAAACGGACAAACACGAAAGGACGGGTGAATTCGATCAGTAAGTCCGAGGCAGTCGCCAAGAGGAGCATCAGCTGTGATTCAAGATTAAATAGTTCTAGGAAAAGAGACTCTTCTATGGACACTGCTATCGAGAGAAAAACTAAGGAAAAAATAGATTCCAgttatattcttttaagtCAG GAGGAGTATACAGAGCACAAAACCTCCATAATTCAATGCAAAAGTAACGCGAGCGGATCGTACGTCGCGACGGGCGACGCCGATGGTGTCATCAAAGTATGGACGCCGATTCCTTCACCAAA GACTGTTACTACGTTCACTTCCGTCACAGCAAATTCTAACAAAGCTATCACCTCGTTGGACTGGATATCGAAAAACGAACGTTATTTCCTACACGGTGACAACAATGGTTTAATTCAATTGCACGATACGCGAGATTGCAAAACGCTCTGGGATATCCAGCATGAAAATTCGCGAATCGTCACTTTGATCTGCAATCCGACGGAATCGACATTCGTCTGTTCTGTATCGGATGGCAACGAGGGTAAATTGTTGCTGTACGATATAAAAACGAGAAAGCTTGAGAGAACGTTGCCGCTGGAGCAGAACGTCACTGCTTTATGTTCTGCTTTCAATCATAATGGCCAATTACTTATCACGGGATTGTCTAATGGCAATATACTGATACATGATCTGAGGCGAAACGAGATAATAGACAATCTCAACTGCCACTCTAGCCCAATAATCGacatagaattaattaacgattatACGAACATATGCGCGCAAAGCGAGGACGGTAAGCTATGCCAAAGGAGCTTGAATCATTTTGGAAAGATCTTGTGGGAAACTAAAATTAAGATCGAGAAGAACCCCGTTCATGggaaattatttactttcgaTCAGAGCGGCAATTATATGTTACTCTGCACACAAACTGGAggaaatatatacaag ATGCCACCAGGTGCACAAGGAAAGATTTTAGAGCTAGGCGGACACAAAGGTACTCTATGTTGCGACTGGTCGACTGCCAATCAATCCGGAACTTGTATAACTGGGGGTGCAGAAGGAAAAGCACGAGTATCAACACTACTCTCACCATGa